A stretch of the Actinotalea sp. JY-7876 genome encodes the following:
- the pdhA gene encoding pyruvate dehydrogenase (acetyl-transferring) E1 component subunit alpha, producing MIQLLTPTGERVAHPEYDRRIEHLDAEALRGLYRDMVLVRRFDTESTALQRQGELGLFPQALGQEAAQVGSGRALAPQDYVFPSYREHGVAHTRGLDLVDILRQFRGVDHGGWDTRAHNFHLYTLVIGSHTLHATGYAMALQRDGAVGTGDPARDAAVVTYFGDGATSQGDTNEAFVFAAVNNAPLVLFCQNNQWAISEPTENQSRVPLVERGKGFGVPSVRVDGNDVLACYAVTAEALERAHSGNGPTFIEAYTYRMGAHTTSDDPTRYRSAAEEEAWRRRDPIDRLRLHLEALGELDAAFVAALDAEGEALGEHLRAAVRAMDRPPTSTLFEHVYAGPHAVVDAERAWFEQYEASFEAAPGAEARR from the coding sequence ATGATCCAGCTGCTCACCCCGACCGGGGAGCGGGTCGCCCACCCCGAGTACGACCGCCGCATCGAGCACCTGGACGCCGAGGCGCTGCGCGGGCTGTACCGGGACATGGTCCTCGTGCGCCGGTTCGACACCGAGTCCACGGCGCTCCAGCGCCAGGGCGAGCTGGGCCTCTTCCCGCAGGCGCTCGGCCAGGAGGCCGCGCAGGTCGGCTCGGGCCGCGCGCTGGCCCCGCAGGACTACGTGTTCCCGTCCTACCGCGAGCACGGCGTCGCCCACACGCGCGGCCTCGACCTGGTCGACATCCTGCGGCAGTTCCGCGGCGTCGACCACGGCGGCTGGGACACCCGCGCGCACAACTTCCACCTCTACACGCTGGTCATCGGCTCGCACACGCTGCACGCCACCGGGTACGCGATGGCCCTGCAGCGCGACGGCGCCGTCGGCACGGGCGACCCCGCGCGCGACGCCGCCGTCGTGACGTACTTCGGTGACGGCGCCACGAGCCAGGGCGACACCAACGAGGCGTTCGTCTTCGCGGCCGTGAACAACGCGCCGCTGGTCCTGTTCTGCCAGAACAACCAGTGGGCGATCTCGGAGCCCACCGAGAACCAGTCGCGCGTGCCGCTGGTCGAGCGCGGCAAGGGCTTCGGCGTGCCGAGCGTGCGGGTCGACGGCAACGACGTCCTGGCCTGCTACGCCGTCACCGCCGAGGCGCTCGAGCGCGCGCACTCGGGCAACGGGCCGACCTTCATCGAGGCCTACACCTACCGAATGGGCGCGCACACGACGTCGGACGACCCGACGCGCTACCGCTCCGCCGCCGAGGAGGAGGCGTGGCGCCGGCGCGACCCGATCGACCGCCTGCGGCTGCACCTCGAGGCGCTCGGCGAGCTCGACGCCGCGTTCGTCGCCGCGCTGGACGCGGAGGGCGAGGCGCTCGGCGAGCACTTGCGCGCGGCGGTCCGCGCGATGGACCGGCCGCCGACGTCGACCCTCTTCGAGCACGTCTACGCGGGTCCCCACGCCGTCGTCGACGCCGAGCGTGCCTGGTTCGAGCAGTACGAGGCCTCGTTCGAGGCCGCTCCCGGAGCGGAGGCACGCCGATGA
- a CDS encoding AmiS/UreI family transporter, whose amino-acid sequence MGDVGLLLVGVVLFVNGLSTLGVVPARSAAPLNFFVGTAQVLLPTIVLVQHGTEPGVLQATWPSYLFGITYLWFGLLTVFRIEPQGFGWYSIFVAGIATYYAVTTVATDPAFAVIWATWAVMWTLFFLLLGLGRTHVGTLDLGRFAGWFLVLLGIPTCTVPALLIMAGRWSTSPAAGVAALAALALATAASVALARRPAPATSAPTSSAPTSSAPTTAAPTPERQEALDPSPTPA is encoded by the coding sequence ATGGGCGACGTCGGCCTGCTCCTCGTCGGCGTCGTGCTCTTCGTCAACGGGCTGTCGACCCTCGGGGTCGTGCCCGCACGCAGCGCCGCGCCGCTGAACTTCTTCGTCGGGACCGCGCAGGTCCTGCTCCCGACGATCGTGCTGGTCCAGCACGGCACCGAGCCGGGGGTGCTGCAGGCCACGTGGCCCAGCTACCTGTTCGGCATCACGTACCTGTGGTTCGGGCTGCTGACCGTCTTCAGGATCGAGCCGCAGGGCTTCGGCTGGTACAGCATCTTCGTGGCGGGGATCGCGACGTACTACGCCGTGACGACCGTCGCGACGGATCCGGCGTTCGCCGTGATCTGGGCGACGTGGGCGGTGATGTGGACCCTGTTCTTCCTCCTGCTCGGCCTGGGCCGCACGCACGTGGGCACGCTGGACCTCGGCCGGTTCGCCGGCTGGTTCCTCGTGCTGCTGGGGATCCCGACCTGCACCGTCCCGGCCCTGCTCATCATGGCGGGCAGGTGGAGCACGAGCCCCGCGGCGGGCGTCGCGGCGCTCGCGGCCCTGGCGCTCGCGACGGCGGCCTCCGTCGCCCTGGCGCGGCGGCCGGCACCGGCGACGTCGGCACCGACGTCCTCCGCACCGACGTCTTCCGCGCCGACGACCGCGGCGCCGACGCCGGAGCGGCAGGAGGCGCTCGACCCCTCGCCGACCCCCGCCTGA
- a CDS encoding cysteine hydrolase: MTALDTRRTTPLAPVPLDPADFPGTNVDQIPPLPAHWAGLDLREILSRPAAFLSVSQSNSLYEPGGVQYAEGHAFRGSLPATVRAVRAARRAPNFVSFNWIGYSVFRDGYPQSDFDRAQYASWTGAIDATPEQVAWDDELVGDLRALVEPGDNELSEKALQTAFVGTDLPLELARKRVEVVVITGIHLDWCIEGNARAARDHGLLPIVIGDATGAQRPDQEAAAFERITSFFAPVISSETFAGLVAR, from the coding sequence ATGACCGCTCTCGACACCCGCCGCACCACGCCGCTGGCGCCCGTGCCGCTCGACCCGGCCGACTTCCCCGGGACCAACGTCGACCAGATCCCGCCGCTGCCCGCGCACTGGGCCGGGCTGGACCTGCGCGAGATCCTCAGCCGACCCGCCGCCTTCCTGTCCGTGAGCCAGTCCAACTCGCTCTACGAGCCCGGGGGCGTCCAGTACGCCGAGGGGCACGCCTTCCGCGGCAGCCTGCCCGCGACGGTTCGCGCCGTGCGGGCCGCGCGCCGCGCGCCCAACTTCGTCTCGTTCAACTGGATCGGCTACTCGGTCTTCCGGGACGGCTACCCGCAGTCCGACTTCGACCGCGCCCAGTACGCGTCCTGGACGGGTGCGATCGACGCGACGCCCGAGCAGGTCGCGTGGGACGACGAGCTCGTCGGGGACCTGCGCGCGCTCGTCGAGCCCGGCGACAACGAGCTCTCCGAGAAGGCGTTGCAGACCGCGTTCGTCGGCACCGACCTGCCGCTCGAGCTGGCGCGCAAGCGGGTCGAGGTCGTCGTCATCACCGGCATCCACCTCGACTGGTGCATCGAGGGCAACGCGCGGGCCGCGCGGGACCACGGCCTGCTCCCGATCGTCATCGGCGACGCCACCGGTGCCCAGCGCCCGGACCAGGAGGCGGCGGCGTTCGAGCGCATCACGAGCTTCTTCGCGCCGGTGATCTCCTCGGAGACCTTCGCCGGGCTGGTGGCGCGCTGA
- the hisC gene encoding histidinol-phosphate transaminase: MTSPLVPRAVVRSLPAYVPGARAAVERGAHKLSSNENPFPPLPAVREAVAEAASGLNRYPDMFATELGEALAARHGVEPAAVVAGCGSVAVLGHALQAFCDAGDEVVHAWRSFEAYPILIGLQGAVGVPVPLTADGRHDLAAMAAAVTERTRAVLVCSPNNPTGPALRHAEVAAFLAAVPPRVLVVLDEAYVEFVRQDDAVDSGALLAAHPNVVVLRTFSKAYGLAALRVGYAVARPEVASAIRTASTPFGVNHLAQVAALASLRAQDELRARVDAVVAARGGLLAGLRAQGWAVPDAQGNFVWLPLGARTLDVAADAAAHGVLVRPFAGEGVRITVGDAAANDAVLALAQRWVAEA, encoded by the coding sequence GTGACCTCCCCCCTCGTCCCCCGCGCGGTCGTCCGGAGCCTGCCGGCGTACGTCCCCGGTGCCCGGGCCGCGGTCGAGCGCGGCGCGCACAAGCTGTCGTCGAACGAGAACCCCTTCCCGCCGCTGCCGGCCGTGCGCGAGGCGGTCGCCGAGGCGGCGAGCGGGCTCAACCGCTACCCGGACATGTTCGCCACGGAGCTCGGTGAGGCCCTCGCCGCGCGGCACGGCGTCGAGCCCGCCGCGGTCGTCGCCGGGTGCGGCTCGGTCGCGGTGCTCGGTCACGCGCTCCAGGCCTTCTGCGACGCCGGGGACGAGGTGGTCCACGCGTGGCGGTCCTTCGAGGCCTACCCGATCCTCATCGGCCTCCAGGGCGCCGTCGGCGTGCCGGTGCCGCTCACCGCGGACGGTCGTCACGACCTCGCCGCGATGGCGGCCGCGGTCACCGAGCGCACGCGCGCGGTGCTGGTGTGCTCGCCGAACAACCCCACGGGCCCGGCGCTGCGCCACGCGGAGGTCGCGGCGTTCCTCGCCGCGGTGCCCCCGCGCGTGCTGGTGGTGCTCGACGAGGCGTACGTGGAGTTCGTCCGGCAGGACGACGCCGTCGACTCCGGCGCGCTGCTCGCGGCGCACCCGAACGTCGTGGTGCTGCGCACGTTCTCCAAGGCCTACGGGCTGGCGGCGCTGCGGGTCGGGTACGCCGTCGCGCGGCCCGAGGTCGCGAGCGCGATCCGCACGGCCTCCACGCCCTTCGGCGTCAACCACCTCGCCCAGGTCGCCGCGCTCGCCTCGCTGCGGGCGCAGGACGAGCTCCGGGCCCGCGTGGACGCCGTCGTCGCGGCGCGCGGCGGCCTGCTCGCCGGGCTCCGCGCGCAGGGCTGGGCCGTGCCCGACGCCCAGGGCAACTTCGTGTGGCTCCCGCTCGGGGCGCGCACCCTCGACGTCGCGGCCGACGCCGCCGCGCACGGCGTGCTGGTGCGCCCGTTCGCCGGCGAGGGTGTGCGCATCACGGTCGGCGACGCCGCCGCGAACGACGCCGTCCTGGCCCTCGCGCAGCGGTGGGTCGCCGAGGCCTGA
- a CDS encoding phage holin family protein: protein MSFLVRVLINAAAIWFATQVLGGIEVVSGGGTTSRILTLLAVALVFGLVNAVVKPVVALLSLPLYILTLGLFTLIVNALMLMLTSWLTGFWEYGLRIEDFGQAILGALLISVVSFLLSLVIPGARGDDR from the coding sequence ATGAGCTTCCTCGTGAGGGTCCTCATCAACGCCGCCGCGATCTGGTTCGCGACCCAGGTCCTCGGCGGGATCGAGGTCGTGAGCGGGGGCGGCACGACCTCGCGGATCCTCACCCTGCTCGCCGTCGCGCTGGTCTTCGGTCTGGTCAACGCGGTGGTCAAGCCGGTCGTCGCGCTGCTCTCGCTGCCGCTGTACATCCTCACGCTCGGCCTGTTCACGCTGATCGTCAACGCGCTCATGCTCATGCTGACCAGCTGGCTCACGGGCTTCTGGGAGTACGGCCTGCGGATCGAGGACTTCGGCCAGGCGATCCTGGGCGCGCTGCTCATCTCGGTCGTCAGCTTCCTGCTCAGCCTCGTCATCCCCGGGGCGCGCGGCGACGACCGGTAG